The proteins below are encoded in one region of Shewanella putrefaciens:
- a CDS encoding permease: MTPETITMLKETVNMFVFLAFELTLLFLAISYLVGMLQEFITPQKVQSILSSRHGRGYIVAALLGSITPFCSCSTIPFLKGLLRARAGFGPMMVFLFASPLLNPVIIGLFVVTFGFKVALFYFTVALGVSVIAGYLLEKLGFEQYVRQEAYAQADTATAASCCDTKPSPTASSGCEVNPAPIVSACCDSKTAPAVTLCCATQAEPIATSCCPSQTAPQNKPQSRWVKVWRATWKDFKQVQPYLFIGVLLGSMIYGFMPTELIVQYAGEATWYAIPIAALIGIPLYIRAEAVIPLSAALIQKGMAMGSVMALIIGSAGASLTEVILLKAIFKGQMIAAFLSVILGMAVGAGFLYSYLFS; this comes from the coding sequence ATGACTCCCGAAACTATCACTATGCTGAAAGAAACGGTCAATATGTTCGTCTTTCTTGCATTTGAGCTAACCTTGTTATTTCTTGCCATAAGCTACCTCGTCGGTATGCTGCAAGAATTTATCACCCCGCAAAAAGTGCAATCCATATTAAGTTCCCGCCATGGTCGAGGCTATATAGTGGCCGCCTTGCTTGGGTCTATCACCCCCTTTTGCTCCTGCTCCACTATTCCATTCTTAAAAGGTTTACTCAGGGCCCGTGCGGGATTTGGCCCTATGATGGTATTCCTATTTGCCAGCCCATTACTTAATCCGGTGATTATCGGGCTTTTTGTGGTCACCTTTGGGTTTAAGGTCGCGCTATTTTATTTTACGGTCGCTCTGGGCGTATCCGTAATAGCAGGTTACTTGCTGGAAAAACTCGGATTTGAACAATATGTACGTCAGGAGGCCTATGCTCAGGCAGATACAGCCACAGCTGCTTCATGTTGCGATACTAAACCGTCACCGACCGCGAGTAGCGGTTGCGAGGTAAACCCCGCACCCATTGTCAGCGCATGTTGTGATAGTAAAACCGCCCCCGCGGTGACCTTGTGTTGCGCTACTCAAGCTGAGCCTATTGCAACTTCGTGTTGCCCTTCCCAAACCGCGCCGCAAAACAAACCTCAGAGCCGCTGGGTAAAGGTTTGGCGCGCCACTTGGAAGGACTTCAAACAAGTGCAGCCCTATCTGTTTATCGGTGTGCTATTGGGTTCAATGATCTACGGATTTATGCCAACGGAGTTAATCGTTCAGTATGCTGGAGAAGCCACATGGTATGCGATCCCCATTGCCGCATTAATTGGGATCCCACTCTATATTCGCGCAGAAGCGGTTATCCCACTCAGCGCTGCGTTAATCCAAAAAGGCATGGCGATGGGCTCAGTAATGGCATTGATCATAGGGAGTGCCGGAGCAAGTTTGACCGAAGTCATATTACTTAAAGCCATTTTTAAAGGTCAGATGATTGCCGCATTTCTCAGCGTTATTTTAGGCATGGCTGTGGGCGCAGGGTTTCTGTATAGCTATCTCTTTAGCTAA